The following proteins are co-located in the Frigidibacter mobilis genome:
- a CDS encoding alpha,alpha-trehalose-phosphate synthase (UDP-forming): protein MGRLICISNRIPLGPNPSGGLVVALADVLERTGGIWIGSAAETVEAPSDTFTEVEGGKFRRLSFDLSPEDKDNYYAGYANSVLWPLFHDRTDLMEIKGEYYDAYRSVNRRLAKMVHGILRPDDRLWVHDFHLMPMAHELRLLGAKNAIGFFLHTPFPTHLAMQAMPYGAEMCKWLMRYDLVGLQVERDVVHARVGLTLLGGAEEGEGDILRLGKETTRVRAFPIGIDTADFAKLAAEQFEMLPQGIVKPTRQMMIGVDRLDYSKGLPQRFRAFGTFLERHEDWHRHVSLLQISPPTREGVKAYDDIRDELEHLAGRINGRFADITWAPIRYIHRPIPRETLAGLYRAAHVALVTPLMDGMNLVAKEFIAAQNPDDPGVLVLSRFAGAAEQMTEALMVNPHDDEQIAATMLTALSMPRSERSRRYEALMEGLLREDVHWWSERFLVALDEAALASAA from the coding sequence ATGGGCAGGCTCATCTGCATCTCGAACCGCATTCCCCTTGGGCCGAACCCGTCGGGCGGGCTGGTCGTGGCCCTCGCCGATGTACTGGAGCGGACGGGGGGCATCTGGATCGGCTCGGCCGCCGAGACGGTCGAGGCCCCCTCCGACACCTTTACCGAGGTCGAAGGCGGCAAGTTCCGGCGGCTGAGCTTTGACCTCTCGCCCGAGGACAAGGACAATTACTACGCCGGCTACGCCAATTCGGTGCTGTGGCCGTTGTTTCACGACCGCACCGACCTGATGGAGATCAAGGGCGAGTATTACGACGCCTATCGCAGCGTGAACCGGCGGCTGGCGAAGATGGTGCACGGGATCCTGCGCCCGGATGACCGGTTGTGGGTGCATGACTTCCACCTGATGCCGATGGCGCATGAGTTGCGGCTGCTGGGGGCGAAGAACGCCATCGGCTTCTTCCTGCACACGCCGTTCCCGACGCATCTGGCGATGCAGGCGATGCCTTACGGCGCCGAGATGTGCAAATGGTTGATGCGCTATGACCTCGTCGGCTTGCAGGTGGAACGCGACGTGGTTCATGCCCGCGTGGGGCTGACCCTGCTGGGCGGCGCGGAAGAGGGCGAGGGCGATATCCTGCGGCTTGGCAAGGAAACCACCCGCGTGCGCGCCTTCCCCATCGGCATAGATACCGCCGATTTTGCCAAGCTGGCGGCCGAGCAGTTCGAGATGCTGCCGCAAGGTATCGTCAAGCCCACCCGGCAGATGATGATCGGGGTGGACCGACTGGATTATTCCAAGGGCCTGCCGCAGCGCTTCCGCGCCTTCGGCACTTTCCTCGAACGGCACGAGGACTGGCACCGGCACGTCTCGCTGCTGCAGATCTCTCCGCCCACGCGGGAAGGCGTGAAGGCCTATGACGACATCCGCGACGAGCTGGAACATCTGGCCGGCCGCATCAATGGCCGCTTTGCCGACATCACCTGGGCACCGATCCGCTATATCCACCGGCCGATCCCGCGGGAAACGCTGGCGGGGCTCTACCGCGCCGCACATGTGGCGCTGGTGACGCCGCTGATGGACGGGATGAACCTGGTGGCGAAAGAGTTCATCGCGGCGCAGAACCCCGATGATCCCGGCGTTCTGGTGCTCAGCCGGTTTGCCGGTGCCGCCGAGCAGATGACCGAGGCGCTGATGGTCAACCCACATGATGACGAGCAGATCGCGGCGACGATGCTGACCGCGCTGAGCATGCCGCGGTCGGAGCGCAGCCGCCGATATGAGGCGCTGATGGAAGGCCTGCTGCGCGAGGATGTGCATTGGTGGTCCGAGCGCTTCCTGGTGGCGCTGGACGAGGCGGCGCTAGCCTCAGCCGCCTGA
- the ubiG gene encoding bifunctional 2-polyprenyl-6-hydroxyphenol methylase/3-demethylubiquinol 3-O-methyltransferase UbiG: MTAADTNTVDPAEVAKFEAMAAEWWDPNGKFRPLHLMNPCRLDYITRQIAAEFGRDLTAQAPFAGLRLLDIGCGGGLLAEPMARLGATVVGADAAPRNIPVARLHAEQSGLQIDYRHTTAEALAAAGEQFDVVLNMEVVEHVANPLDYLTACRMLLKPGGLMVCSTLNRNARSFMMAIVGAEWVMRWLPKGTHDWAKFITPDELYGLLRQAGLDPVDRMGMVFNPLGWSWSLSPGDLAVNYVTASVKRG, encoded by the coding sequence ATGACCGCTGCCGATACCAACACCGTCGATCCTGCCGAAGTGGCGAAATTCGAGGCGATGGCCGCAGAATGGTGGGACCCGAACGGCAAGTTCCGCCCGCTGCACCTGATGAATCCCTGCCGGCTGGACTATATCACCCGCCAGATCGCCGCCGAGTTCGGGCGAGACCTGACCGCGCAGGCGCCCTTCGCCGGGCTGCGGCTGCTGGATATCGGCTGCGGCGGCGGGCTTCTGGCCGAACCGATGGCGCGGCTGGGGGCAACGGTCGTGGGCGCCGATGCCGCCCCGCGCAACATCCCGGTGGCACGGCTGCACGCCGAACAGTCGGGTCTGCAGATCGACTATCGCCACACCACCGCGGAGGCACTGGCCGCGGCAGGAGAGCAGTTCGACGTGGTGCTGAACATGGAAGTTGTCGAGCATGTGGCCAACCCGCTGGACTACCTCACCGCCTGCCGGATGCTGCTGAAACCCGGCGGGCTGATGGTCTGCTCGACCCTCAACCGCAATGCCAGGTCGTTCATGATGGCCATCGTCGGGGCGGAATGGGTGATGCGCTGGCTGCCCAAGGGTACCCATGACTGGGCGAAGTTCATCACGCCCGATGAGCTGTACGGGCTGCTGCGCCAGGCCGGCCTCGATCCGGTGGACAGGATGGGCATGGTCTTCAACCCGCTTGGCTGGTCCTGGTCGCTGTCGCCCGGCGATCTGGCCGTGAACTACGTCACCGCCAGCGTGAAGCGGGGGTGA
- the pip gene encoding prolyl aminopeptidase: protein MDRTAGQKRAPGAYLYPPADPFDQRMLEVGDGHRLYVEQCGHSQGLPVVVLHGGPGGGCSPAMRRYFDPATYRMVLFDQRGCGRSRPHAEVEANTTWHLVADIERIRESLGIDRWIVFGGSWGATLALIYAQAHPDRVAHLVLRGVFLATQAELDWFYGGGAGAFWPDLWAEFLRPIPEDERGDMIAAYHRRLFCGDYTTEARHARIWAHWENALATVDHALPLGEAPPDYARAFARLENHYFRNSAFLEEDGQILRRRSRIEHIPATIVQGRYDMICPPVSAWKLAEGWSRADLRMVPVAGHALSEPGISAELVRVMNALRDGA from the coding sequence ATGGACAGAACCGCAGGTCAAAAGCGCGCGCCCGGCGCCTATCTCTATCCGCCGGCTGATCCATTCGATCAGCGGATGCTGGAGGTGGGCGACGGCCACCGGCTGTATGTCGAGCAATGCGGGCATTCGCAGGGCCTGCCCGTGGTCGTTCTGCATGGCGGGCCGGGGGGCGGCTGCTCGCCGGCGATGCGGCGCTACTTCGATCCGGCCACCTATCGCATGGTGCTGTTCGACCAGCGCGGATGCGGGCGATCCCGCCCCCATGCCGAGGTCGAGGCAAACACCACATGGCATTTGGTCGCCGATATCGAGCGGATCCGCGAGTCGCTTGGCATTGACCGCTGGATCGTGTTCGGCGGCAGCTGGGGCGCGACGCTGGCGCTGATCTATGCGCAGGCGCACCCGGACCGGGTGGCGCATCTGGTGCTGCGCGGGGTGTTCCTGGCCACGCAGGCAGAGCTGGACTGGTTCTATGGCGGTGGCGCGGGGGCCTTCTGGCCCGATCTCTGGGCCGAGTTCCTGCGCCCGATTCCCGAGGATGAGCGCGGCGACATGATCGCGGCCTATCACCGGCGGCTGTTCTGCGGCGATTACACCACCGAGGCGCGCCATGCCCGGATCTGGGCACATTGGGAAAATGCGCTGGCGACGGTCGACCACGCCCTGCCGCTGGGAGAGGCGCCGCCCGACTATGCCCGCGCCTTTGCCCGGCTGGAGAACCACTATTTCCGCAACTCCGCCTTTCTGGAGGAAGACGGCCAGATCCTGCGCCGGCGCAGCCGGATCGAGCATATCCCCGCCACCATCGTGCAGGGCCGCTATGACATGATCTGCCCGCCGGTTTCGGCCTGGAAACTGGCCGAGGGCTGGAGCCGAGCCGACCTGCGGATGGTGCCGGTGGCGGGGCACGCGCTGTCGGAGCCCGGGATCAGTGCCGAACTGGTGCGGGTGATGAACGCGCTGCGCGATGGCGCCTGA
- the grxC gene encoding glutaredoxin 3, translated as MQRVEIYTTPWCPYCVAAKRLLAAKGVAFEETDVSADAGKRAEMMQRASGRRTVPQIFIGGQAVGGSDDIHALDRAGKLDALLKG; from the coding sequence ATGCAACGCGTTGAAATCTATACGACCCCCTGGTGCCCCTATTGTGTTGCGGCCAAGCGGCTGCTGGCGGCGAAGGGTGTTGCCTTCGAGGAAACCGATGTCAGCGCCGATGCAGGCAAGCGCGCCGAGATGATGCAGCGCGCCAGCGGCCGCCGGACCGTGCCGCAGATCTTCATCGGCGGGCAGGCGGTTGGCGGGTCGGATGACATTCACGCGCTTGACCGGGCCGGCAAGCTCGATGCGCTGCTGAAGGGCTGA
- the rsgA gene encoding ribosome small subunit-dependent GTPase A — MTQAAPDAFPTLPALGWSEFFTDQLTTGEAALDPLRIATVHRARMTAIGADGPVKLWLPPKLATADFAVGDWILAEPETHLLIRRLDRRALLQRHTEGARVPQLIAANVDTLFIVTSCNADFNPARLERYLALCNEAGTRAVIVLTKADQVEDPAPYLQQAAALQRGLEVVTLNARSPEAATTLAPWCGPGQTVALVGSSGVGKSTLLNTLAEKAPGEEQETGDIREDDAKGRHTTTSRSLHGIKGGGWVIDTPGIRTLHVSDVAGGLETLFAEITELAPNCRFRDCTHGHEPGCAVQAAVKAGTLDPARLDRWRKLVEENRDNTPVETGPRGNRTLVPRGKKW, encoded by the coding sequence ATGACCCAAGCCGCCCCAGACGCATTCCCGACCCTTCCGGCTCTTGGCTGGTCGGAGTTCTTCACGGACCAGCTGACCACGGGCGAGGCCGCCCTGGATCCGCTGCGCATCGCCACCGTCCACCGCGCGCGGATGACGGCAATCGGGGCGGACGGCCCGGTCAAGCTGTGGCTGCCGCCCAAGCTGGCCACCGCCGATTTCGCCGTGGGAGACTGGATCCTGGCCGAGCCGGAAACCCATCTGCTGATCCGCCGGCTGGACCGCAGGGCGCTGCTGCAGCGCCATACCGAGGGCGCCCGCGTCCCGCAGCTGATCGCCGCCAATGTCGACACGCTGTTCATCGTCACCTCCTGCAATGCCGATTTCAACCCGGCCCGGCTGGAGCGCTATCTGGCCCTGTGCAACGAGGCGGGCACCCGCGCGGTGATCGTGCTGACCAAGGCGGATCAGGTCGAGGACCCCGCGCCCTACCTGCAGCAGGCCGCCGCCCTGCAGCGCGGGCTGGAGGTGGTGACACTGAACGCCAGAAGCCCCGAGGCCGCGACGACCCTGGCGCCCTGGTGCGGCCCGGGCCAGACCGTGGCGCTGGTCGGCTCTTCCGGCGTGGGCAAATCGACCTTGCTGAACACCCTGGCCGAGAAGGCTCCTGGCGAGGAACAGGAAACCGGCGATATCCGCGAGGATGACGCGAAGGGCCGCCACACCACCACCTCGCGTTCGCTGCACGGCATCAAGGGTGGCGGCTGGGTGATCGACACGCCCGGCATCCGCACCCTGCATGTCAGCGATGTCGCCGGTGGGCTGGAGACGCTGTTCGCCGAAATCACCGAACTGGCGCCGAACTGCCGGTTCCGCGACTGCACTCACGGCCACGAGCCCGGCTGCGCCGTGCAGGCCGCGGTGAAGGCCGGCACGCTGGACCCGGCGCGCCTCGACCGCTGGCGCAAGCTGGTGGAGGAGAACCGCGACAACACCCCGGTGGAGACCGGGCCCCGCGGCAACCGCACCTTGGTGCCGCGGGGCAAGAAGTGGTGA
- a CDS encoding MarR family winged helix-turn-helix transcriptional regulator — protein MSDPVEHHIESLAAALFAEVFMADQLARGVVSKALPKGMEISHFSVLNHLARAQEERTPAQLALTFHVTRGAMTNTLSKLEWAGHVHIRPDWDDARRKFVSISPAGRAARDAALAALTPVIAEVVKAVGADKVRAVLPVLREFRNRLGLSD, from the coding sequence ATGTCGGATCCGGTCGAACACCATATCGAGTCCCTCGCCGCGGCGCTGTTCGCCGAGGTGTTCATGGCCGACCAGCTGGCGCGGGGCGTGGTGTCGAAGGCGCTGCCCAAGGGCATGGAAATCTCGCATTTCTCGGTGCTGAACCATCTGGCCCGCGCGCAGGAGGAACGCACCCCGGCGCAGCTGGCGCTGACCTTCCATGTGACGCGCGGCGCGATGACCAACACCCTGTCCAAGCTGGAATGGGCTGGGCATGTGCATATCCGCCCCGACTGGGACGATGCCCGACGCAAGTTCGTGTCGATCAGCCCGGCGGGGCGCGCGGCGCGGGATGCGGCGTTGGCGGCGCTGACGCCGGTGATTGCCGAGGTTGTCAAGGCGGTGGGCGCCGACAAGGTGCGGGCCGTGCTGCCGGTGCTGCGCGAATTTCGCAACCGGCTGGGACTGAGCGACTGA
- the otsB gene encoding trehalose-phosphatase codes for MTTDTPNTAPPALVPGEDAVFLDFDGTLVEIAPRPDAVHVPDGLAEVLMDLHALCGGALALVSGRAMGELAAFLPRFTGPLIGSHGAESRGLDLPGAGHAVDLAALHARFVEFANANDLLAEAKPHGAAIHFRSRPEAEALARAFAEEMIALHPGLTLQPAKMAFELRPAGATKDAALRQLADAVPFAGRRPVYLGDDTTDEPALIWAQERGGMGVKVGEGASAARWRLSGPQAVRAWLTAATET; via the coding sequence ATGACGACTGACACACCCAACACCGCGCCACCCGCACTGGTTCCCGGCGAAGACGCGGTTTTTCTGGATTTTGACGGCACCCTTGTCGAGATCGCGCCGCGCCCCGATGCGGTGCATGTGCCGGACGGTCTGGCGGAGGTTCTGATGGACCTGCACGCCCTGTGCGGAGGCGCCTTGGCGCTGGTATCGGGGCGGGCGATGGGCGAGCTGGCGGCCTTCCTGCCCCGGTTCACTGGCCCGCTGATCGGCAGCCACGGGGCCGAGAGTCGCGGGCTCGATCTGCCGGGGGCTGGTCACGCGGTGGACCTTGCCGCGCTGCACGCCCGCTTTGTCGAGTTTGCGAACGCCAACGATCTGCTGGCCGAAGCCAAGCCGCACGGCGCCGCAATTCATTTCCGCAGCCGGCCCGAGGCGGAGGCGCTTGCCCGCGCCTTTGCCGAAGAGATGATTGCCCTGCATCCGGGCCTGACCTTGCAGCCCGCCAAGATGGCCTTCGAGCTGCGCCCCGCAGGCGCGACCAAGGACGCCGCCCTGCGTCAGCTGGCGGATGCCGTGCCCTTCGCCGGGCGCCGTCCGGTCTATCTGGGCGATGACACCACCGACGAGCCGGCGCTGATCTGGGCGCAGGAGCGGGGCGGGATGGGCGTGAAGGTGGGTGAGGGCGCAAGTGCGGCGCGCTGGCGCCTTTCGGGGCCGCAAGCGGTCCGCGCCTGGCTTACCGCAGCGACAGAAACCTGA
- a CDS encoding ComF family protein, with protein METELTGLRGGMQSGLQRGLRLLFPPQCMSCGGTVAEEFGLCPDCWRETGFIRGLVCDKCGTPLPGEAEGRAEYCDDCLTIARPWDRGRAALLYRDTGRRLVLALKHGDRQDLARPLAGWLAAAAAPILLPGMLVAPIPLHWRRFLKRRFNQSALLSGALARLAGLDHCPDLLQRRRATPSQEGRGRQERFENMAEAIRVNPARIGGLTGRPVLIVDDVMTSGATFAAAADALQAVGASPVSILALARVAKDG; from the coding sequence ATGGAAACCGAGCTTACGGGGCTTCGCGGGGGAATGCAAAGCGGGCTGCAGCGCGGGTTGCGGCTGCTGTTCCCCCCGCAATGCATGTCCTGCGGCGGCACGGTGGCCGAGGAGTTCGGCCTCTGCCCTGACTGCTGGCGCGAGACCGGCTTCATCCGCGGGCTTGTCTGCGACAAATGCGGAACTCCGCTGCCGGGGGAGGCGGAGGGGCGCGCAGAATACTGCGACGATTGCCTGACCATCGCCCGCCCCTGGGACCGGGGTCGCGCGGCCCTGCTTTACCGGGATACCGGGCGGCGGCTGGTGCTGGCGCTGAAGCATGGCGACCGGCAGGACCTGGCGCGCCCCCTCGCGGGCTGGCTCGCCGCCGCTGCCGCGCCGATCCTGCTGCCGGGGATGCTGGTCGCGCCGATCCCGCTGCATTGGCGGCGGTTCCTGAAGCGGCGCTTCAACCAGTCCGCGCTGCTGTCGGGTGCGCTGGCGCGGCTGGCGGGATTGGATCATTGCCCCGACCTGCTGCAACGCCGCCGCGCCACGCCAAGCCAGGAGGGCCGCGGCCGGCAGGAGAGGTTCGAGAACATGGCGGAGGCGATTCGTGTCAACCCTGCCCGCATCGGGGGCCTCACCGGGCGCCCCGTGCTGATCGTCGATGATGTGATGACCTCGGGCGCGACCTTTGCCGCGGCGGCAGACGCCCTGCAGGCGGTAGGGGCAAGCCCGGTTTCGATCCTCGCGCTTGCACGCGTTGCGAAGGACGGCTGA